One Halichondria panicea chromosome 3, odHalPani1.1, whole genome shotgun sequence genomic region harbors:
- the LOC135333437 gene encoding gamma-aminobutyric acid type B receptor subunit 1-like produces MQLLNLELGCLVLAFQCGSVLLAPLYIATFFQNWQENSTRWDQQTATLTRAALIAVNHINNRHDLLPGYKLSLIQGDSGCLFTDRAIVSYVQNVVYPRDLIAGMVGPLCSDSVRILSSLVNRQEMSIPQIHLSMLSTFHNRDMYANSFGILGSIIHLIDSVTSLVDTQNWCTLLLYEDENKSFQEAIEQLDTHRLTSERVREGFVRLDPLRSRVVIILAGGPLVCEILREAVKNKMVYPAFQWIVMGLEYEQLLLSDGCFVGNVLDKLLFVTFNVDTAFKTDTDVCSDDEDLKEIRKTRNNNFSHVSLVYDSIWALAFAFNSSLPLHDNSTRGNQHLTSLVTSNLAEITFKGISGFISFDSSTGYNKRRVDINQISNETVKLIGYFSGGSLTLINNSELINTSKGTQLESVRVEVAVLLTLATVVQLFIIITLHILTVVYRKHTSIRASNPKLSHCIFIGCYVLVAALMVFLWPYKTVAMLKGKVELCLIFNFWLFPIGITLIFAPLIAHIWRLYRIFTHFRNPGCCISNSALCLIIAVQIAVDLTIAILGTTLTPTFITRTNTGSISTEGKVIMSAMCNYQNSPVLLLLMWVYKFIQVSTLLGLSCLTKNIKLNRNFTTSRFKFASYLIILAGSVLVPLFLILWITNADIHGDVVVMCILANCFFLLCILFILLPPIAEVFKAKKRANNYSSAVFIISHNY; encoded by the coding sequence ATGCAGCTGCTTAATCTTGAGCTGGGATGCCTTGTGTTAGCTTTTCAGTGTGGCTCGGTGTTACTGGCTCCATTGTATATAGCCACTTTCTTCCAAAACTGGCAAGAGAACAGTACAAGATGGGATCAACAAACGGCAACGTTGACTCGTGCTGCTCTGATCGCTGTGAACCACATCAACAACAGACATGATCTGCTACCCGGATACAAGCTCTCTCTGATACAAGGTGATTCTGGTTGCCTCTTCACTGATAGAGCTATTGTTAGCTATGTGCAGAATGTTGTCTACCCTAGAGACCTCATTGCAGGCATGGTGGGTCCACTTTGTTCAGATTCTGTTCGAATTCTCTCCTCTCTTGTCAATAGACAAGAAATGTCTATTCCACAGATCCATCTATCTATGTTATCGACATTTCATAACAGGGATATGTATGCTAACTCGTTTGGAATACTCGGTTCAATAATTCACCTAATTGATAGTGTCACATCATTAGTTGATACACAAAACTGGTGTACTTTACTCCTTTACGAAGATGAAAACAAATCATTTCAGGAAGCCATTGAACAACTTGATACACATAGGCTTACTTCTGAAAGAGTGAGAGAAGGGTTTGTGCGATTGGATCCCCTGAGGAGCAGAGTTGTGATCATATTGGCTGGGGGACCTCTAGTGTGTGAAATACTTCGTGAAGCTGTCAAGAACAAAATGGTGTACCCAGCATTCCAGTGGATTGTTATGGGGTTGGAATATGAGCAGTTGCTTCTCTCCGATGGGTGTTTTGTTGGTAATGTTTTGGACAAGTTGCTATTTGTAACTTTCAATGTTGACACAGCTTTCAAAACAGATACAGATGTATGTAGTGATGATGAGGATTTAAAAGAGATTCGAAAAACACGTAATAACAACTTTAGCCACGTTTCACTTGTATACGATTCAATATGGGCCTTAGCATTTGCATTTAATTCAAGTTTACCTCTCCATGACAACAGTACACGTGGTAACCAGCACTTAACATCATTAGTTACTTCAAATCTTGCAGAGATAACGTTTAAAGGTATCTCAGGCTTTATCAGTTTTGATAGTTCTACAGGCTACAATAAACGAAGAGTTGATATCAATCAAATTTCTAATGAAACAGTGAAACTGATTGGATATTTTTCCGGTGGATCCCTCACACTCATCAACAACTCAGAGCTTATCAATACCTCAAAAGGAACACAACTTGAAAGCGTACGAGTTGAAGTGGCCGTATTGCTTACCTTAGCAACAGTCGTGCAGTTATTCATTATCATTACTCTTCACATCCTAACAGTGGTTTACAGAAAGCATACAAGTATTCGAGCATCTAATCCCAAGCTGAGTCACTGCATTTTCATTGGTTGCTACGTACTTGTGGCTGCTTTAATGGTATTTCTATGGCCGTACAAAACAGTAGCCATGCTGAAGGGCAAAGTTGAACTCTGTCTGATTTTCAATTTTTGGTTGTTCCCGATTGGTATCACTCTTATATTTGCACCACTCATTGCTCACATATGGAGATTGTATAGGATATTCACACACTTCAGAAATCCAGGGTGCTGCATATCGAACAGTGCACTGTGCCTCATCATTGCAGTGCAGATTGCTGTGGACCTGACTATCGCTATACTGGGAACTACACTGACCCCAACCTTCATCACGCGCACTAATACTGGTAGTATTAGCACTGAAGGAAAGGTTATCATGTCTGCAATGTGTAATTACCAAAACTCTCCCGTGTTGTTGTTGCTAATGTGGGTGTACAAGTTTATTCAAGTGTCAACATTGCTTGGGCTCAGTTGCCTAACTAAGAATATAAAACTGAATCGAAATTTTACAACCAGTCGATTTAAGTTTGCCAGTTATCTTATAATATTAGCTGGATCTGTGCTCGTTCCTCTGTTTTTAATCTTGTGGATCACCAATGCAGACATACATGGAGACGTTGTGGTCATGTGTATTCTTGCGAATTGCTTCTTCTTATTATGTATTCTGTTTATCTTATTGCCACCAATTGCAGAAGTGTTCAAAGCAAAAAAGAGAGCAAACAATTATTCAAGTGCTGTGTTtattataagccataattattaa
- the LOC135333434 gene encoding uncharacterized protein LOC135333434, whose protein sequence is MTTLRMRFTLVYTTKVMQLLNLELGCLVLAFQCGSVLLAPLYIATFFQNWQENSTRWDQQTAMLTRAALIAVNHINNRHDLLPGYKLSLIQGDSGCLFTDRAIVSYVQNVVYPRDLIAGMVGPLCSDSVRILSSLVNRQEMSIPQIHLSMLSTFHNRDMYANSFGILGSIIHLIDSVTSLVDTQNWCTLLLYEDENKSFQEAIEQLDTSMFTSERVREGFVRLDPLRSRVVIILAGGPLVCEILREAVKNKMVYPAFQWIVMGLEYEQLLLSDGCFVGDVLDKLLFVTFNVDTAFKTDTDVCDTDEDLKEIQKTRNNFSHVSLVYDSIWALVFAFNSSLPLHDNSTRGNEHLTSLVTSNLAEITFNGLSGNISFNSSTGYNKRRVDINQISNETVKLIGYFSGGSLTLINNSELINTSKGTQFESVRVEVAVLLTLVTVVQLFIIITLHILTVVYRKHTSIRASNPKLSHSIFIGCYVLVTTLMIFLWPYKTIAMLKGKAELCLIFNLWLLPIGVTLIFAPLIAHIWRLYRIFTHFRNPGCCISNSALCLIIAVQIAVDLTIAILGTTLTPTFLTRINTGRISTEGKVIMSAMCNYQNSYVLWLLMWVYKFIQASTLLGLSCLTKNIKLNRNFTTSRFKFASYLIILAGSVLVPLFLILWITNADIHGDVVVMCILANCFFLLCILFILLPPISEVFKAKKRANNYSSAVLL, encoded by the coding sequence ATGACAACTTTGCGCATGCGTTTCACACTTGTGTATACAACAAAAGTAATGCAGCTGCTTAATCTTGAGCTGGGATGCCTTGTGTTAGCTTTTCAGTGCGGTTCGGTGTTACTGGCTCCATTGTATATAGCCACTTTCTTCCAAAACTGGCAAGAGAACAGTACAAGATGGGATCAACAAACGGCAATGTTGACTCGTGCTGCTCTGATCGCTGTGAACCACATCAACAACAGACATGATTTGCTACCCGGATACAAGCTCTCTCTGATACAAGGTGATTCTGGTTGCCTCTTCACTGATAGAGCTATTGTTAGCTATGTGCAGAATGTTGTCTACCCTAGAGACCTCATTGCAGGCATGGTGGGTCCACTTTGTTCAGATTCTGTTCGAATTCTCTCCTCTCTTGTCAATAGACAAGAAATGTCTATTCCACAGATCCATCTATCTATGTTATCGACATTTCATAACAGGGATATGTATGCTAACTCGTTTGGAATTCTCGGTTCAATAATTCACCTAATTGATAGTGTCACATCATTAGTTGATACACAAAACTGGTGTACTTTACTCCTTTATGAAGATGAAAACAAATCATTTCAGGAAGCCATTGAACAACTTGATACAAGCATGTTTACTTCTGAAAGAGTGAGAGAAGGGTTTGTACGTTTGGATCCCCTGAGGAGCAGAGTTGTGATCATATTGGCTGGGGGACCTCTAGTGTGTGAAATACTTCGTGAAGCTGTCAAGAACAAAATGGTGTACCCAGCGTTCCAATGGATTGTTATGGGGTTGGAATATGAGCAGTTGCTTCTCTCCGATGGGTGTTTTGTTGGTGATGTTTTAGACAAGCTGCTATTTGTAACTTTCAATGTTGACACAGCTTTCAAAACAGATACAGATGTATGTGATACTGATGAGGATTTAAAAGAGATTCAGAAAACACGTAACAACTTTAGCCACGTTTCACTTGTATACGATTCAATATGGGCCTTAGTATTTGCATTTAATTCAAGTTTACCTCTCCATGACAACAGTACACGTGGTAACGAGCACTTAACGTCATTAGTTACTTCAAATCTTGCAGAGATAACATTTAATGGTCTCTCAGGCAATATCAGTTTTAATAGTTCTACAGGCTACAATAAACGAAGAGTTGATATCAATCAAATTTCTAATGAAACAGTGAAACTAATTGGATACTTTTCCGGTGGATCCCTCACACTCATCAACAACTCAGAGCTTATCAATACATCAAAAGGAACACAATTTGAAAGCGTACGAGTTGAAGTGGCCGTGCTGCTTACCTTAGTAACAGTCGTGCAGTTATTCATTATCATTACTCTTCACATCCTAACAGTGGTTTACAGAAAGCATACAAGTATTCGAGCATCTAATCCCAAACTGAGTCACTCTATTTTCATTGGTTGCTACGTACTTGTGACTACTTTAATGATATTTCTATGGCCATACAAAACAATAGCCATGCTGAAGGGCAAAGCTGAACTATGTCTGATTTTCAATTTGTGGTTGCTCCCGATTGGTGTCACTCTCATATTTGCACCACTCATTGCTCACATATGGAGATTGTATAGGATATTCACACACTTCAGAAATCCAGGGTGCTGCATATCGAACAGTGCACTGTGCCTCATCATTGCAGTGCAGATTGCTGTGGACCTGACTATCGCTATACTGGGAACTACACTGACCCCAACCTTCCTTACACGCATTAATACTGGTAGGATTAGCACTGAAGGAAAGGTTATCATGTCTGCAATGTGTAATTACCAAAACTCTTACGTGTTGTGGTTGCTAATGTGGGTGTACAAGTTTATTCAAGCGTCAACATTGCTTGGGCTCAGTTGCCTAACTAAGAATATAAAACTGAATCGAAATTTTACAACCAGTCGATTTAAGTTTGCCAGTTATCTTATAATATTAGCTGGATCTGTGCTCGTTCCTCTGTTTTTAATCTTGTGGATCACCAATGCAGACATACATGGAGACGTTGTGGTCATGTGTATTCTTGCGAATTGCTTCTTCTTATTATGTATTCTGTTTATCTTATTGCCACCAATTTCAGAAGTGTTCAAAGCAAAAAAGAGAGCAAACAATTATTCAAGTGCTGTGTTATTATAA